In Musa acuminata AAA Group cultivar baxijiao chromosome BXJ2-8, Cavendish_Baxijiao_AAA, whole genome shotgun sequence, one genomic interval encodes:
- the LOC135618292 gene encoding ABC transporter G family member 22-like, with protein sequence MEEQSLVPRTQQTFPIMDDHVIPRSRPAHSIMKSHSTDSMISSSMKDDEHGIRINLKRNGSKGGSAVSNFSAGCAKRAQDLVATDALAINGTLSSREIEHVVDFWASMPSSETPETSQRKNHPHAKDDEAEGSMNNKKNLDSDIWMAMKIDLIFPIYLKFSDVGYKFADNGGTSSVAMNYILQGVTGSVEPGEVLALMGPSGGGKTTLLNLLSGKMRIKDHGGLITYNDQPYSKWLKRRIGFVLQDDVVFPNLTVRETLTYAALLRLPKTLTKQQKEERAINVIHDLGLERCQDTIIGGAYTRGISGGERKRVCIGNEILLDPSLLFLDEPTSGLDSTTALRIAQMLHNIALAGKTVVTTIHQPSSRLFNMFDKLILLGRGSTLYFGKTSEAMLYFSSIGCSPLIPMNPAEFLIDLANGNINDKSVPLELQQRRFLCKTPEIEGRSSSSMDIHEYLVGAYETRVAGIEKQKLLKPAPIDTMWMMQGRGPCSLDESRVGWWEQCHILFWRGLKERRHEYLSCIRVIQVVATAVIIGLLWWHSDASTPKNLQDQAGLLFFISVFWGYFPVFAAIFTFPKEREILAKERSVGMYKLSAYFIARTTSDLPLDLTLPIVFLLIVYFMAGLRSDFTTFLESLLTIFLSIVAAQGLGLAVGAALMDIKKATTLASVIIMTFMLSAGFFVQRVPFFMSWIRHLSFNYHAYRLLLQAQYGCASTSHHNANPCKSRFIEELGLDNRGMEVGTMIAMVFGYRLLAYLFLRKMKLRNT encoded by the exons ATGGAGGAGCAATCACTCGTACCAAGAACTCAACAAACCTTCCCTATCATGGATGACCATGTCATTCCGAGATCAAGGCCAGCCCATAGCATCATGAAATCTCACAGCACTGACTCTATGATAAGCAGCAGCATGAAGGATGATGAACATGGAATCAGGATCAACTTGAAGAGGAACGGAAGCAAGGGTGGATCAGCAGTATCAAATTTTTCTGCAGGATGTGCAAAGAGAGCACAAGATTTGGTAGCTACTGATGCACTAGCCATTAATGGCACATTGAGCTCAAGAGAAATAGAGCATGTAGTTGACTTTTGGGCCTCCATGCCATCATCTGAGACACCAGAAACTTCACAGAGGAAGAACCATCCACATG CAAAAGATGATGAAGCTGAAGGATCCATGAACAACAAGAAAAACCTGGATTCAGATATTTGGATGGCAATGAAGATAGATCTAATTTTCCCCATATATCTCAAG TTTTCGGACGTGGGATACAAGTTTGCAGATAATGGAGGAACGAGCTCTGTTGCCATGAACTACATCCTTCAAGGAGTCACAGGATCCGTGGAACCTGGTGAGGTTCTAGCACTGATGGGACCATCAGGAGGAGGTAAAACAACTCTGCTTAATCTCCTCAGTGGGAAGATGAGAATTAAGGACCATGGAGGCCTCATAACCTACAACGATCAGCCTTATTCTAAATGGCTTAAACGAAG GATAGGATTTGTGCTGCAAGATGATGTAGTGTTTCCCAACCTAACGGTGAGAGAGACCTTAACATATGCTGCTCTTCTTCGCCTTCCCAAGACATTAACCAAGCAGCAGAAGGAAGAAAGAGCTATAAATGTGATCCATGATCTCGGACTTGAAAG GTGCCAAGATACCATAATAGGTGGAGCATACACGAGAGGGATTTCCGGCGGGGAAAGGAAGAGGGTCTGTATCGGAAATGAAATCCTTCTCGATCCATCACTTCTGTTTCTGGATGAACCAACATCTGGTCTCGATTCAACCACGGCACTTCGGATAGCTCAGATGCTCCACAACATTGCTCTT GCCGGGAAGACGGTGGTCACCACCATACACCAGCCTTCGAGCAGGCTGTTCAACATGTTCGACAAGTTGATTCTGCTGGGGCGAGGCAGCACCTTGTACTTCGGAAAGACATCGGAAGCCATGCTCTACTTCTCCTCGATTGGCTGCAGCCCTCTCATTCCGATGAACCCAGCTGAGTTCCTTATAGATCTCGCCAACGGCAACATCAACGACAAATCGGTACCTCTGGAACTGCAGCAACGTAGATTCCTATGCAAAACTCCCGAAATCGAAGGAAGATCGTCATCGTCCATGGACATCCATGAA TACCTGGTGGGTGCCTACGAAACCAGGGTTGCCGGAATAGAGAAGCAAAAGCTTCTCAAGCCAGCTCCCATCGACACGATGTGGATGATGCAAGGACGAGGCCCCTGCAGCTTGGATGAATCGAGGGTGGGTTGGTGGGAGCAGTGCCACATCCTCTTCTGGAGGGGGTTAAAGGAAAGGCGCCACGAATACCTGAGTTGTATCCGCGTCATTCAGGTTGTAGCCACTGCAGTCATTATTGGATTGCTGTGGTGGCATTCAGATGCTTCCACGCCCAAAAACCTACAAGATCAGGCAGGATTGCTGTTCTTCATCTCGGTGTTCTGGGGTTATTTCCCAGTCTTTGCAGCTATCTTCACCTTCCCTAAAGAACGGGAGATACTGGCCAAAGAGAGATCAGTGGGCATGTACAAGCTCAGTGCATACTTCATTGCCAGAACCACGAGTGATCTGCCATTGGATCTCACACTGCCAATAGTCTTCCTGTTAATTGTCTATTTCATGGCAGGCCTGAGATCAGACTTCACAACATTTCTAGAAAGCTTGCTGACAATATTTCTAAGCATTGTAGCTGCCCAG GGTTTGGGACTAGCCGTTGGTGCAGCTCTGATGGATATCAAGAAGGCAACAACATTAGCTTCTGTCATCATCATGACCTTCATGTTATCTGCTGGTTTCTTCGTGCAG AGGGTTCCATTCTTCATGTCATGGATTCGGCATCTGTCTTTCAACTATCACGCATACCGGTTACTCCTCCAGGCTCAGTATGGATGCGCGAGCACAAGCCACCACAACGCTAATCCTTGCAAGTCTCGTTTCATCGAAGAACTTGGACTGGACAACAGAGGGATGGAGGTAGGAACCATGATAGCCATGGTCTTTGGCTACAGATTGTTGGCTTATCTATTCCTTAGGAAGATGAAACTGAGAAATACTTGA
- the LOC135618293 gene encoding NDR1/HIN1-like protein 1: protein MSVKDCGNHGHCQRRKLYRRLFATVLTFIIVVLIVILVVWLVLRPSKPKFYLKDTSIFQLNLTAGSNLLTTVMQVTLDSRNLNDRVGIYYDKLDAFAAYKGQRITASTALPTGYQGHDDVVVWSPYLYGAAVAVAPYLAFSLIQDREAGLLLVYIKAEGRLRWKVGTWVSGHYHLQANCPAFLAIDNGKGSGSAPSFHLQQISSCSVDV from the coding sequence ATGTCGGTGAAGGACTGTGGCAACCATGGACACTGCCAGCGGCGCAAGCTGTACCGACGCCTCTTCGCTACCGTCCTCACCTTCATCATCGTTGTCCTCATCGTCATCCTCGTCGTCTGGCTCGTCCTCCGCCCCTCCAAGCCCAAGTTCTACCTCAAGGACACCTCCATCTTCCAGCTCAACCTCACCGCAGGCTCCAACCTCCTCACCACCGTCATGCAGGTCACGCTCGACTCCCGCAACCTCAACGACCGCGTCGGCATATACTACGACAAGCTCGACGCCTTTGCAGCCTACAAGGGACAGCGGATCACCGCCTCCACGGCGCTCCCCACCGGCTACCAGGGCCACGACGATGTTGTCGTGTGGTCGCCCTACCTGTACGGCGCCGCCGTCGCCGTGGCGCCGTACCTCGCCTTCTCCCTCATCCAAGACCGCGAGGCGGGGCTCCTTCTGGTCTATATCAAGGCGGAGGGGCGTCTCCGGTGGAAGGTCGGGACATGGGTCTCCGGTCACTACCACCTGCAGGCTAACTGCCCGGCTTTCCTTGCGATCGACAACGGGAAAGGCAGCGGCAGCGCCCCGTCGTTCCACTTGCAGCAGATTTCGTCATGTAGCGTTGACGTCTGA